Proteins from one Nicotiana tabacum cultivar K326 chromosome 23, ASM71507v2, whole genome shotgun sequence genomic window:
- the LOC107782636 gene encoding ATP-dependent Clp protease ATP-binding subunit CLPT2, chloroplastic-like produces the protein MAALSTVAATSNGINQLNYRVGPNSSVCTTNPQNLHSQWLGTQIKISLQSNNFKPFLTKHCPIKATISFSLPYGKSEAAVSIEKIPKWSSKAIKSFAMGELEARKLKYPTTGTEALLMGILIEGTNFASKYLRANSITLFKVREETIKVLGKADMWFFSPEHPPLTEDAQKALDWALDEKLKSSDNGEITTTHLLLGVWSQVGSPGYKILSALGFNDEKAQELKNVISEPGFVDD, from the exons ATGGCTGCTCTCTCCACAGTGGCAGCCACTTCAAATGGCATCAACCAGCTCAATTACAGAGTAGGGCCCAATTCATCTGTCTGTACAACAAACCCACAAAATTTGCATAGTCAATGGCTTGGTACTCAAATCAAAATCTCTCTTCAGTCCAACAATTTCAAACCATTTCTTACAAAACATTGCCCCATTAAAGCCACCATCTCCTTTAGCCTTCCTTATGG AAAGTCAGAGGCTGCAGTATCTATAGAGAAAATTCCCAA ATGGTCGTCAAAGGCGATAAAATCGTTTGCCATGGGTGAACTGGAAGCAAGAAAACTTAAATATCCCACTACTGGAACGGAAGCTCTTCTCATGGGGATTTTGATTGAAG GGACAAATTTTGCGTCAAAATATTTAAGGGCGAACAGCATTACTCTCTTTAAAGTACGTGAAGAAACTATCAAAGTTCTTGGAAAAGCTGACATGTGGTTTTTCAGTCCCGAGCATCCTCCTTTGACTGAAGATGCACAAAAGGCTCTTGATTGGGCACTTGATGAAAAACTCAAATCCA GTGACAATGGGGAGATTACAACTACTCATTTGCTCCTTGGGGTGTGGTCACAAGTAGGATCACCAGGTTATAAGATATTGTCTGCTTTGGGCTTTAATGATGAAAAAGCTCAAGAGTTGAAGAATGTAATTTCAGAACCTGGTTTTGTGGATGATTAA
- the LOC107782631 gene encoding protein FAR1-RELATED SEQUENCE 4-like has product MFEVTPAFVMTEMQKLHGLDIGYHKAWRAIQRASTLIRGTPEENYELLSSYLYMMKSKNPGRYTNIKINDNNRFLYMFYAYGSSITGWNHCRPVITVDATFLKSKYRGILMISISNDANNQIFTLAFGITESENNNSYEWYFSELRNAIGSRDNLTFLSDMHQFIAHGIAKVYPESHHEVCIYHLEQNLKRRKVKSEVIKLFQSAARVYRRKEFDLYMSDIEKVDKKTFDYLMEEPPEKWARSCSP; this is encoded by the exons ATGTTTGAAGTTACACCAGCCTTTGTCATGACAGAAATGCAAAAATTGCATGGACTAGACATTGGTTATCACAAGGCGTGGCGTGCTATTCAACGTGCTTCAACTTTAATAAGAGGAACTCCTGAAGAGAATTATGAATTGTTGTCTTCATACTTGTATATGATGAAAAGTAAAAACCCGGGAAGATACACTAACATAAAGATAAACGACAACAACAG gtttctttatatgttttatgcatatGGATCATCAATAACTGGTTGGAATCATTGTAGACCAGTGATTACTGTTGATGCAACTTTTTTGAAGTCAAAATATCGTGGTATTTTAATGATTTCAATTTCAAATGATGCAAATAACCAAATATTCACACTAGCCTTTGGAATTACAGAATCTGAAAATAACAATTCCTATGAGTGGTACTTTAGTGAGCTTCGCAATGCAATTGGGAGCCGTGACAATTTAACTTTTTTATCAGACATGCATCAATTTATTGCACATGGCATCGCAAAGGTATATCCTGAAAGCCATCATGAGGTttgtatctatcatttggagcAGAACCTAAAGCGAAGGAAAGTGAAAAGTGAGGTCATAAAACTTTTCCAAAGTGCTGCAAGAGTATACAGGCGCAAAGAATTTGATCTATACATGTCAGATATAGAAAAAGTTGATAAGAAGACTTTTGACTACTTGATGGAAGAACCACCAGAAAAGTGGGCACGTTCTTGTAGTCCATGA
- the LOC107785111 gene encoding uncharacterized protein LOC107785111 — MTFAGKDEEEGVEVIPAPLLGLEREEDLKGNYVKLGGDELEKEEKNGFFGGGGCNCMGASSSGLGYEGKSSSRCWSLWWWAKLVLLLIFVGVLAVVFLKWVGPFFMDKEIIPILNWETRTFSTPVLAVLVYASVAIFPTLILPSTPSMWVAGMTFGYGYGFLLIIGALPIGVSLPYFIGHLFHHRIQSWIERYPKNASIIRLAGEGNWFNQARAVALIRISPFPYIVYNYCAMATGVKYGPYLLGTLVGMVPEIFVTIYTGILIKTLANASQEQRFLSAPQIILNVLGFCFTVATTVLITVYAKRRLKQLQRDEDLLLQ, encoded by the exons ATGACGTTTGCTGGGAAGGATGAGGAGGAAGGGGTGGAGGTGATACCAGCTCCGTTATTGGGGTTGGAGAGGGAGGAGGATCTGAAGGGTAATTATGTAAAATTAGGTGGAGATGAATTggaaaaggaagagaaaaatgGTTTCTTTGGTGGTGGGGGTTGCAATTGCATGGGTGCATCATCATCAGGCCTTGGATATGAAGGCAAAAGCAGCAGCAGATGTTGGTCTCTTTGGTGGTGGGCTAAGCTGGTGCTCCTCCTCATTTTTGTTGGAGTTTTGGCTGTTGTTTTTCTCAAATGGGTCGGACCTTTTTTCATGGATAAG GAGATTATTCCCATACTAAATTGGGAGACAAGAACTTTCAGTACTCCGGTACTTGCAGTTCTAGTTTATGCTTCTGTGGCAATTTTCCCAACCCTCATTTTACCTTCCACTCCCTCCATGTGGGTAGCTGGGATGACATTCGGATATGGATATGGTTTTCTACTTATCATCGGAGCACTTCCTATTGGTGTATCTCTTCCTTATTTCATAGGTCATCTTTTCCATCACAGAATCCAA AGCTGGATAGAAAGATATCCCAAGAATGCTTCTATTATAAGACTAGCTGGTGAAGGGAATTGGTTTAACCAGGCTCGAGCTGTTGCATTGATCAGGATTTCCCCTTTTCCATATATAGTTTATAATTACTGTGCAATGGCAACTGGAGTCAAGTATGGTCCTTATTTGCTGGGGACACTCGTTGGCATGGTCCCAGAAATATTTGTTACAATTTACAC TGGCATCCTGATAAAGACTCTGGCAAATGCTTCGCAAGAGCAACGTTTTCTCTCAGCCCCACAGATCATTCTTAATGTTCTTGGATTTTGTTTCACTGTTGCTACGACGGTTTTGATCACTGTATATGCAAAAAGGCGGCTCAAGCAGCTGCAGAGAGATGAGGATTTATTGCTACAATGA